The Geobacter sp. AOG2 genome includes a window with the following:
- a CDS encoding ABC transporter substrate-binding protein, which yields MRQRILFIVLMIFSLACRPLDCRAADKVIAAVMSSDQPRYREAHQAFIKSLAALGYTSANVEIILQVPNPDSLSWSNTIRKFNAYRPDLIVAYGAPVAFVAMRESDGIPVVSVDVFVSDGPHRGMCGVSSRVPLVTLIKTLKDSREHIKPYRRIGVAYNSREIGSLKQLEEIRKVAPQYDMIVTEANVSSSSALESALPALLDHSDVIVATESGIVSRQFGKIVARAKARNIPVLSTMPGAAEKGALISLEINPEEQGHLAADLATRILEGARQSHLSLLSPRRIELVINLRAAQELGINLPFTVLSNATRVIK from the coding sequence ATGCGTCAACGAATCCTCTTCATAGTGCTGATGATCTTTTCCCTGGCGTGCCGGCCGCTGGATTGTCGCGCCGCCGACAAGGTCATAGCCGCCGTCATGAGCAGCGACCAGCCGCGTTACCGCGAGGCGCACCAGGCCTTTATCAAGTCCCTGGCCGCTTTGGGCTACACCTCGGCCAATGTGGAGATCATTCTGCAGGTACCGAATCCCGATTCGCTCTCCTGGTCCAATACGATCAGGAAATTCAATGCCTACCGCCCCGACCTGATCGTCGCCTACGGGGCGCCTGTGGCGTTCGTGGCCATGAGGGAATCTGACGGGATTCCGGTGGTCTCCGTTGACGTGTTCGTATCCGACGGACCGCACCGGGGCATGTGCGGCGTCAGCTCGCGGGTGCCGCTGGTCACACTGATCAAGACCCTCAAGGACAGCCGGGAGCACATCAAACCGTACCGTCGCATCGGTGTCGCCTACAACTCCCGTGAAATCGGGTCGCTAAAACAGCTCGAGGAAATCAGAAAGGTCGCACCCCAGTACGACATGATCGTGACGGAGGCGAATGTAAGCTCGTCCTCTGCGCTGGAATCGGCTCTTCCCGCCCTGCTCGACCATTCCGATGTCATCGTGGCTACGGAAAGCGGTATTGTGTCCCGGCAATTCGGCAAGATCGTCGCCCGTGCCAAGGCCCGCAACATCCCGGTGCTCTCCACCATGCCAGGCGCCGCCGAAAAGGGCGCACTCATCTCGCTTGAAATCAATCCCGAAGAGCAGGGGCATCTGGCTGCCGACCTGGCCACCCGCATTCTTGAAGGAGCCCGGCAGAGCCATCTTTCGTTGCTCTCACCCCGTCGTATCGAGTTGGTCATCAATTTGCGCGCCGCCCAGGAGTTAGGGATCAACCTTCCCTTCACGGTCCTGAGCAATGCCACGCGCGTCATCAAGTAG